One genomic window of Sphingopyxis sp. OPL5 includes the following:
- a CDS encoding DUF465 domain-containing protein produces the protein MSKSVNRRLKKNHELVSRLIAKRQGSKGYDPLMLGELKKTRLSIKDRIARIEAAERHHAPAF, from the coding sequence ATGTCAAAGTCGGTAAATCGTCGCCTGAAGAAAAACCACGAGCTGGTTTCGCGTCTCATCGCCAAGCGGCAGGGTTCAAAGGGATATGATCCCTTGATGCTGGGCGAGCTCAAGAAGACGAGGCTGTCGATCAAGGACCGGATCGCCCGAATTGAAGCGGCGGAGCGTCACCACGCGCCAGCATTTTAG
- a CDS encoding rod shape-determining protein, with translation MSVNFANSRAEFAIDFGTANLRVIHRDDGVIFDEPSLCCLADGEWGPALVAAGLPASEMSERTPSGLRVRRPLKRGVLQDIGSATQLLRYAVPKVRRRHLFGTQRVIIGLPADATQAERRAMLTAAHDAGLNPLDLIPEPLAAAIGAGLAVREPRATMLVECGAGTTEVAVLSLGGICQTRALRGGGDELDQAIIDHLHFHHKLLVGRRSAERIKRALETAAQSANGKCSLIEVKGRSLVSGLPTSLWIPSAEIAGVAEKHAQHIVDLVREVLGATTPELSDDIHTHGIFLTGGGAALPAIRTMIEAQTGLGVTLADTPDQCVGRGLLQILRGEQIN, from the coding sequence ATGAGCGTGAATTTTGCAAACAGCCGCGCCGAATTTGCGATAGATTTCGGAACCGCGAATTTGAGAGTGATCCATCGTGACGATGGCGTCATTTTTGACGAACCCTCGCTCTGTTGCCTCGCGGACGGGGAGTGGGGACCCGCGCTGGTCGCTGCCGGCTTGCCCGCGAGCGAGATGAGCGAACGAACGCCTTCTGGGTTGCGCGTTCGGAGACCCCTGAAACGCGGCGTTCTTCAGGATATCGGTTCAGCGACGCAGCTGCTCCGCTATGCCGTCCCCAAAGTACGCAGACGGCACTTGTTCGGAACGCAGAGGGTGATTATCGGGTTACCGGCCGATGCGACGCAGGCCGAGCGCCGCGCCATGCTCACCGCTGCGCACGACGCCGGGCTCAATCCTTTAGACCTGATACCCGAACCGCTTGCGGCCGCGATTGGAGCCGGCCTGGCGGTTCGAGAACCCAGGGCCACCATGCTCGTGGAGTGCGGGGCGGGGACAACGGAAGTGGCGGTGCTGTCGCTTGGCGGAATCTGCCAGACGCGCGCGCTCCGCGGCGGCGGCGACGAGCTGGACCAGGCCATCATCGACCATCTTCACTTTCATCACAAACTGCTGGTCGGGCGCCGAAGTGCTGAACGGATCAAGCGGGCTCTGGAGACCGCGGCGCAATCTGCAAACGGAAAATGCTCGCTGATCGAGGTCAAGGGGCGCAGTCTTGTGTCGGGGCTCCCGACAAGCCTTTGGATCCCGTCCGCCGAAATCGCAGGCGTCGCCGAGAAGCACGCGCAGCATATCGTCGATCTCGTGCGAGAAGTGCTCGGCGCGACCACCCCGGAACTGAGCGACGATATCCACACGCATGGCATTTTTTTGACCGGCGGCGGCGCTGCGTTGCCCGCGATCCGCACCATGATCGAAGCGCAAACCGGGCTTGGCGTGACGCTCGCCGACACACCAGATCAATGTGTTGGGCGTGGGCTATTACAGATTTTGCGCGGAGAACAAATAAACTGA
- a CDS encoding uroporphyrinogen-III synthase, whose translation MPPDAGRVWVTRTAPFNQLTAKRLAAIGYETLLMPALRVVPVATHVPVAVPDALIFTSLNGIRLHRFLPALADRQVFAVGDHSARFARAIGYRRVMSASGAVSDLAKLIVAQCVPGSTVLHIGAVQPAGDLEVLLAAGGVRLRRHPVYDVVESNLAGMRRVVASPAGLAAALIHSPRAGAHVAAWLDRRQPAWRGAVVCISEAAASSFRNGRGLDIKVAKRPDEASMLACLGMSGTDRS comes from the coding sequence ATGCCGCCTGACGCCGGCCGGGTGTGGGTCACCCGCACCGCGCCATTCAACCAACTGACCGCCAAGCGCCTCGCAGCGATAGGATATGAGACATTGCTCATGCCCGCGCTGCGGGTCGTGCCCGTTGCGACGCATGTTCCCGTCGCAGTGCCGGACGCGCTGATATTCACCAGTCTCAACGGCATTCGTCTTCACCGGTTCTTGCCGGCGCTTGCCGATCGCCAGGTTTTTGCGGTGGGCGACCACAGCGCTCGCTTTGCCCGCGCCATAGGCTATCGGCGCGTTATGTCCGCGAGCGGTGCTGTCTCGGACCTCGCGAAGTTGATCGTGGCACAATGCGTGCCCGGATCGACGGTCCTGCACATCGGGGCGGTGCAACCTGCCGGCGATCTTGAGGTTTTGCTGGCTGCTGGCGGGGTGCGGCTACGCCGCCATCCGGTTTATGATGTCGTTGAAAGCAACCTTGCAGGGATGAGAAGAGTGGTCGCCAGTCCCGCGGGGCTTGCCGCGGCCCTGATCCACTCGCCGCGTGCGGGCGCGCATGTCGCGGCGTGGCTCGACCGCCGCCAACCCGCGTGGCGGGGGGCCGTCGTCTGTATATCCGAAGCTGCTGCCTCGTCCTTCCGAAATGGGAGAGGGTTGGACATCAAGGTTGCGAAGCGCCCGGACGAGGCATCGATGCTCGCATGTCTTGGCATGTCTGGGACTGACCGATCATGA
- a CDS encoding sulfite exporter TauE/SafE family protein → MSDYGLLACAAFFAGVLNTIAGGGTFLTLPALVFTGVPLVTANATSAVAVSPGYLGGAAGFRREISAYPRRQLLKIVGATLFGGLVGSLLLLVSSNEAFSFVVPFLLLIATTAFAFAEPVQKWAQRHRFAKADNMASLIVVAIYGGYFNGGLGIVLLALFACWGMRDLDQMNGLKNAISLLISGTSVATFALAGLVAWPQALVMMAAATIGGYAGAPLARRLPTALVRAVIIMVGTAMSLIFFARLLN, encoded by the coding sequence ATGAGCGATTATGGCCTGTTGGCATGTGCCGCATTTTTCGCCGGCGTCTTGAACACCATCGCTGGCGGAGGAACATTTCTGACGCTGCCCGCGCTGGTGTTCACCGGTGTGCCCTTGGTGACAGCCAATGCGACCAGCGCAGTCGCGGTGTCGCCGGGCTATCTTGGCGGCGCAGCGGGGTTCCGAAGGGAAATTTCCGCCTATCCGCGGCGCCAGCTTCTGAAGATTGTCGGAGCGACGCTGTTCGGCGGATTGGTGGGCTCACTCCTGCTGCTGGTGTCTTCCAACGAGGCCTTTTCGTTCGTTGTTCCCTTCCTGCTGCTGATTGCCACAACCGCTTTCGCCTTCGCGGAACCTGTCCAGAAGTGGGCCCAGCGCCATCGATTTGCCAAAGCCGATAACATGGCGTCGCTGATCGTGGTCGCCATTTATGGAGGCTATTTCAACGGCGGTCTTGGCATCGTCTTGCTCGCGCTGTTCGCGTGTTGGGGCATGCGCGACCTTGATCAGATGAACGGCCTGAAGAACGCGATATCGCTATTGATCTCCGGCACCTCAGTCGCGACCTTTGCCCTCGCCGGCCTGGTAGCCTGGCCGCAGGCACTGGTGATGATGGCAGCCGCGACGATTGGCGGCTATGCAGGCGCGCCGCTCGCACGCAGGCTGCCGACCGCCCTAGTCCGCGCCGTCATCATTATGGTCGGCACGGCCATGAGCTTGATCTTTTTCGCAAGGCTTCTGAATTAG
- a CDS encoding FMN-binding glutamate synthase family protein, whose protein sequence is MIMISGGLALTGVMDLAQPEHSVRRNYPLVGRLRWLFESVRPAIRQYLVEGDQEQTPFSRSQRSLVYARAKNEISDRPFGTLVDVYRNGYEFIAHSTRPGAVADPASFRILIGGADCARPYPASIFNISAMSFGALSANAIRALNKGAKLGGFAHDTGEGSISRYHREQGGDLIWEIGSGYFGCRTDEGGFDPVRFAEQAADPQVKMIELKISQGAKPGMGGILPAAKITAEISETRGIPRGRDCISPARHSAFSTPIELMQFIGKLRKLSGGKPVGFKLCIGQPWEFMGIVKAMLETNILPDYIVVDGGEGGTGAAPFEFTDHLGMPMREGLLFVHNTLVGAGLRGKIKVGAAGKIISAFDIATAMALGADWTNAGRGFMFAIGCIQSLACHTNRCPVGVATQDAVRQRALDVGDKGDRVYHYHRNTLLGLSEMIAAAGLDHPAQLSPHHLVRRVSLTEIRLFSQLHIFLEEGELLAGASERDFYSAAWRLARPDSFELAV, encoded by the coding sequence ATGATCATGATATCAGGCGGACTGGCGCTGACGGGTGTAATGGATCTCGCTCAACCCGAACATTCGGTCCGGCGAAATTATCCGCTTGTCGGACGACTGCGTTGGCTCTTCGAAAGCGTTCGTCCAGCGATCCGGCAATATCTTGTCGAGGGCGACCAGGAACAAACGCCCTTTTCGCGCAGCCAGCGCTCGCTCGTCTATGCGCGTGCCAAGAATGAGATCAGCGACCGGCCGTTCGGAACGCTGGTCGATGTGTATCGCAACGGCTATGAGTTCATCGCCCACTCGACGCGGCCCGGGGCCGTCGCCGACCCGGCGAGCTTCCGCATACTCATCGGCGGGGCAGATTGCGCCCGGCCTTATCCGGCATCGATTTTCAACATTTCGGCGATGAGCTTCGGCGCGCTAAGCGCCAACGCCATCCGGGCGCTCAATAAGGGCGCGAAGTTGGGCGGTTTTGCCCATGATACGGGCGAAGGTTCGATCAGCCGCTATCATCGCGAGCAGGGCGGCGATCTCATCTGGGAAATCGGCAGCGGCTATTTCGGGTGCCGCACCGACGAGGGCGGGTTTGATCCGGTTCGCTTCGCCGAGCAGGCAGCCGATCCCCAGGTCAAGATGATCGAGCTCAAGATTAGCCAGGGTGCCAAGCCGGGAATGGGCGGCATCCTCCCCGCAGCGAAGATCACCGCGGAAATATCCGAGACGCGCGGCATCCCGCGCGGCCGCGACTGCATCTCTCCAGCACGGCACAGCGCCTTTTCCACGCCGATCGAACTCATGCAATTTATTGGCAAACTGCGAAAATTGTCGGGTGGCAAGCCCGTCGGTTTCAAACTTTGCATCGGACAGCCCTGGGAGTTCATGGGCATCGTCAAGGCCATGCTCGAGACGAATATCCTGCCTGATTATATCGTCGTCGATGGCGGGGAGGGCGGAACGGGCGCGGCGCCGTTTGAATTTACCGACCATCTGGGCATGCCCATGCGCGAGGGGTTGCTCTTCGTGCACAATACGCTCGTCGGCGCCGGGCTCCGTGGCAAGATCAAGGTCGGCGCGGCGGGGAAAATCATCAGCGCGTTCGATATTGCGACCGCGATGGCGTTGGGCGCCGACTGGACCAATGCCGGTCGTGGGTTCATGTTCGCGATCGGATGCATCCAGTCGCTGGCCTGCCACACGAACCGCTGCCCGGTGGGGGTTGCAACGCAGGATGCGGTCCGTCAGCGCGCCCTGGACGTCGGCGACAAGGGCGACCGGGTCTATCATTACCATCGCAACACATTGCTTGGCCTGTCGGAAATGATTGCGGCGGCTGGGCTTGATCATCCCGCGCAACTCAGCCCTCACCATCTGGTCAGGCGCGTGAGCCTAACCGAAATCCGGCTTTTCTCACAGTTGCACATCTTCCTCGAAGAAGGCGAATTGTTGGCCGGCGCTTCGGAACGGGATTTTTACAGCGCCGCCTGGCGTCTGGCGCGGCCGGACAGTTTCGAGTTGGCCGTGTGA
- a CDS encoding Lrp/AsnC family transcriptional regulator: MPSLGDMDRRIVNVLRLNARITNSDLAAEVGLSPSACLRRVRLLEQSAVIRGYTTIVAAGASEEGTIAIVQVELERQSEEYLLRFEAALRRHAEIQEWFLMTGDGDYILRVQIGGIDDYGVFHRDVLSRLPGVARISSSFAMRSHRRM; encoded by the coding sequence ATGCCGAGCCTCGGTGACATGGATCGCCGCATCGTGAACGTTTTGCGGCTGAACGCACGGATCACGAACAGCGATCTTGCTGCCGAGGTCGGACTGTCTCCCTCCGCCTGCTTGCGGCGTGTGCGGCTTCTGGAGCAGTCAGCTGTGATCCGAGGATATACGACGATCGTCGCGGCTGGCGCGTCGGAGGAAGGCACGATCGCGATCGTGCAGGTGGAACTCGAGCGACAGTCGGAGGAATATCTCCTGCGTTTCGAGGCGGCGCTCCGGCGGCATGCAGAAATCCAGGAGTGGTTCCTGATGACCGGCGATGGCGACTATATTCTGCGTGTGCAGATCGGTGGGATCGACGATTATGGCGTGTTTCATCGCGATGTATTGTCGCGATTGCCCGGCGTCGCCCGCATTAGCTCAAGCTTCGCCATGCGCAGCCACCGCAGGATGTGA
- a CDS encoding RrF2 family transcriptional regulator: protein MRLTHYTDYAMRVLLYLGGKAGEQLSPIAEIARSYGISQNHLMKVVNDLVNAGYLESVRGRYGGVRLARLPRDINIGEVVRHTEDGFNLVDCASCVIAPACGLTGALNEALAAFMKVLDGYCLEDLLTKRRDLQWIFAAADDDIDKQDADQAQI, encoded by the coding sequence ATGCGACTGACGCACTACACAGACTATGCGATGCGCGTGCTGCTTTACCTTGGGGGCAAAGCGGGCGAGCAACTGTCACCCATAGCCGAGATCGCGCGCTCCTATGGCATCTCGCAAAATCACCTCATGAAGGTAGTCAATGATCTTGTGAACGCGGGCTATCTGGAGAGCGTGCGCGGACGCTATGGTGGGGTGCGGCTCGCGCGTCTTCCGAGAGACATCAATATTGGCGAAGTCGTCCGCCACACCGAAGACGGCTTCAATCTCGTCGATTGCGCCAGCTGCGTCATTGCGCCCGCTTGCGGTTTGACCGGTGCCCTGAACGAGGCGCTCGCCGCCTTCATGAAGGTGCTCGATGGATATTGCCTCGAGGATCTGTTGACCAAGCGGCGCGACTTGCAGTGGATATTTGCGGCTGCCGACGATGATATTGACAAGCAAGATGCGGATCAGGCCCAAATATAA
- the rnk gene encoding nucleoside diphosphate kinase regulator, protein MIDSEAESLSNLAMAVEDRLPQVSAMLLGEITRAVLHKADRIPPDVITMHARASFLDEASGREYSYELVYPKDADIAEYRISVLTLVGAGLIGLREGQSILWPDRDGRERKLSILKVQQPAKAE, encoded by the coding sequence ATGATCGACAGCGAGGCGGAAAGTCTCTCGAATCTGGCAATGGCGGTCGAAGATCGCCTGCCGCAAGTCAGCGCCATGCTTCTCGGCGAAATTACGCGCGCCGTCCTGCATAAGGCGGATCGCATTCCGCCCGATGTCATCACCATGCATGCCAGGGCGAGCTTCCTCGATGAAGCGAGCGGCCGCGAATATTCCTATGAGCTCGTCTACCCGAAGGACGCCGATATCGCGGAGTATCGCATTTCGGTTCTGACCCTCGTCGGCGCCGGGTTGATCGGGCTGCGCGAGGGACAATCGATCCTCTGGCCCGATCGTGACGGACGCGAACGAAAGCTCAGCATTCTCAAGGTTCAACAGCCAGCGAAGGCCGAATGA